A genome region from Dickeya dadantii NCPPB 898 includes the following:
- the rlmG gene encoding 23S rRNA (guanine(1835)-N(2))-methyltransferase RlmG, with protein sequence MSQLFLETHHLTLVRYPQSERESPLQAWEAADEYLLRELAAMPIGPGPRLIFNDAFGALACGLQAQAPCGISDSYLSQLATRHNLSLNGFAPESVTLLDSLAPLPDAPALVVLKVPKTLALLEHQLRQLRAVVTPQTVVIAGAKARDIHTSTLQLFEQILGPTRTSLAWKKARLIHCQSEPRAIDEQPRAIDEPPQMSVWTLDGADSPVHNYRIHNYANVFARSGLDIGARFFMQHLPQQLDGKIVDLGCGNGVIGLTALALNPQAYVSFFDESYMAVASSQRNVEVNRPQDMARSSFVVNHALAGVGQDSQQAVLCNPPFHQQQAITDDIAWQMFLDARRCLAVGGELRIVGNRHLDYFHKLKRLFGNCENVASNAKFVVLRAVKTRSR encoded by the coding sequence ATGAGCCAACTTTTTCTGGAAACACATCACCTGACGCTGGTCCGCTATCCGCAGTCTGAACGCGAGTCACCGTTGCAGGCATGGGAAGCGGCGGATGAATATCTGCTGCGGGAGCTGGCCGCGATGCCGATCGGGCCCGGTCCCCGGTTGATTTTCAACGACGCGTTCGGGGCGTTGGCCTGTGGCTTACAGGCGCAGGCGCCCTGTGGCATCAGCGATTCGTACCTCAGCCAGTTGGCGACCCGGCATAATCTGTCGCTCAATGGATTCGCACCGGAGTCGGTCACCCTGCTGGACAGCCTGGCGCCGTTGCCGGACGCGCCGGCGCTGGTGGTGTTGAAAGTGCCGAAAACGCTGGCGCTGCTGGAGCATCAGTTACGCCAGCTGCGCGCGGTGGTGACGCCGCAAACGGTGGTGATCGCCGGTGCGAAAGCGCGTGACATTCATACCTCCACGCTGCAACTGTTTGAACAGATTCTGGGGCCGACTCGTACCTCGCTGGCCTGGAAAAAGGCCCGGCTGATTCACTGCCAGTCGGAACCGCGCGCTATTGACGAACAACCGCGCGCTATCGACGAACCGCCGCAGATGTCGGTCTGGACGCTGGACGGCGCCGATTCCCCTGTCCACAACTACCGTATCCACAATTACGCCAATGTGTTTGCCCGCAGTGGGCTGGATATCGGCGCCCGTTTTTTCATGCAGCATTTGCCGCAGCAGCTGGACGGCAAGATTGTCGATCTGGGCTGCGGCAACGGCGTCATCGGTCTGACCGCGCTGGCGCTGAACCCGCAGGCCTATGTCAGCTTTTTCGACGAGTCCTATATGGCGGTGGCGTCAAGTCAGCGCAATGTGGAAGTCAACCGGCCGCAGGATATGGCGCGCAGCAGTTTTGTGGTGAACCATGCGCTGGCGGGTGTCGGGCAGGACAGCCAGCAGGCGGTGCTGTGTAATCCGCCGTTCCATCAGCAACAGGCGATTACCGATGATATCGCCTGGCAGATGTTTCTCGATGCGCGCCGTTGTCTGGCAGTTGGCGGCGAGTTGCGGATCGTTGGCAATCGCCATCTGGACTACTTCCACAAGCTGAAGCGGCTGTTTGGCAATTGCGAAAACGTCGCCAGCAATGCGAAGTTTGTCGTGCTGCGTGCGGTAAAAACCCGTAGCCGCTAG
- a CDS encoding MbeD/MobD family mobilization/exclusion protein: MCIEELEARLDSALQALEDSVSRQQQIWQRDYQQLHLQLAQARQREADLCARINELVTRVNMMDESPERNPLLQKINLIRAHLDALAKEAAAFYRSLP; encoded by the coding sequence ATGTGTATCGAAGAGTTGGAAGCACGGTTAGACAGCGCGCTGCAGGCGTTGGAAGACAGTGTTAGCCGACAGCAACAGATCTGGCAGCGCGATTATCAGCAGCTTCATTTGCAACTGGCGCAGGCTCGCCAGCGCGAAGCGGATTTGTGCGCAAGAATCAATGAGCTGGTTACCCGGGTCAACATGATGGATGAATCCCCCGAGCGCAATCCGTTGCTGCAGAAAATCAATCTGATCCGTGCCCACCTTGATGCGCTGGCTAAAGAAGCCGCTGCGTTTTATCGTTCTCTGCCCTGA
- a CDS encoding pectate lyase, whose protein sequence is MAYPTTGTSGMVGFAKSGSTTGGTGGTVVSITSLSDLKTHVAGTDTKILVINANISASALTKVTLGANKSIIGSYSSNTLTNIHFRSSSSSKNIIFQNLTFKHTSTINGNDDIQIYLTHGNKYWLDHLTFPGHDYTLTDGGLDKLIYIGEKADYVTISNCLFKNHEYGLILGYPQDGSSNGSTYDGYPHLTICHCYFSNIYVRAPGLMRYGYYHAYNNFIDKYQLGFTLAQNAKIVSEYNYFGTTTSSNKGMLDDKGTGTFTDTGSTPSITNQTSSASKWTPSSNYSYKLKTVSEAKTFTQNYAGAQSASLTFGG, encoded by the coding sequence ATGGCCTATCCAACTACGGGTACATCCGGTATGGTCGGTTTTGCAAAATCGGGTAGCACCACCGGCGGCACAGGCGGCACCGTTGTGTCTATTACCAGTCTGAGCGACCTGAAAACCCATGTGGCGGGAACGGATACGAAAATTCTGGTGATTAACGCTAATATCAGCGCCAGCGCATTAACCAAGGTAACGCTGGGGGCGAATAAATCGATTATTGGCTCTTATAGCAGTAATACGCTGACTAATATTCATTTTCGTAGTTCATCGAGTTCGAAAAATATTATTTTTCAGAACCTGACCTTCAAGCATACCAGCACTATTAACGGTAATGACGATATTCAGATTTACCTCACGCACGGCAATAAATACTGGCTGGATCACCTCACGTTCCCCGGCCATGATTATACGCTGACCGACGGCGGGCTGGATAAACTGATTTATATCGGGGAAAAAGCCGATTACGTCACCATCAGCAACTGCCTGTTCAAAAACCATGAATACGGTTTGATCCTTGGTTATCCGCAGGACGGCAGCAGTAATGGCTCCACCTACGACGGTTACCCGCACCTGACTATTTGCCACTGCTATTTCAGCAATATTTACGTGCGCGCGCCGGGACTGATGCGTTATGGCTATTACCACGCCTATAACAACTTCATCGACAAGTATCAGCTGGGTTTTACGCTGGCGCAGAACGCCAAGATTGTGTCCGAGTATAACTATTTCGGCACCACCACCAGCAGTAACAAAGGGATGCTGGACGACAAAGGGACCGGGACCTTTACCGATACCGGCAGTACGCCGTCCATTACCAACCAAACCTCGTCGGCCAGCAAGTGGACGCCGTCTTCCAATTACAGCTACAAGCTGAAGACGGTTTCTGAAGCTAAAACCTTTACCCAGAATTATGCCGGTGCGCAAAGCGCCAGCCTGACTTTCGGCGGGTAA
- the uhpA gene encoding transcriptional regulator UhpA: MITLALIDDHLIVRSGFAQLLGLESDMQVVGEFGSGREALAGLPGRGVQVCICDISMPELSGLELLAQLPTGMAVIMLSVHDSPALIEQALNAGARGFLSKRCSPDELIAAVRTVAGGGCYLTPDIALKLASGRRDPLTRRERQVAEKLAQGMVVKTIAAELGLSPKTVHVHRANLMEKLGVNNDVELARRMFDGW, from the coding sequence ATGATTACCCTCGCGCTCATCGACGATCACCTTATTGTCCGTTCCGGCTTTGCCCAACTGCTGGGGCTTGAATCCGATATGCAGGTGGTGGGGGAATTCGGTTCCGGGCGTGAGGCGCTGGCGGGGCTGCCGGGGCGAGGCGTGCAGGTTTGCATCTGCGATATCTCGATGCCGGAGCTTTCCGGGCTTGAGCTGCTCGCCCAACTGCCGACAGGTATGGCGGTGATTATGCTGTCGGTGCACGACAGCCCGGCGCTGATCGAACAGGCGCTGAACGCCGGGGCACGTGGTTTTCTCTCAAAACGCTGTAGCCCGGATGAACTGATTGCGGCGGTGCGTACCGTCGCGGGCGGTGGCTGTTATCTGACGCCGGACATTGCCCTGAAACTGGCGTCAGGCCGACGAGACCCGTTGACGCGCCGTGAGCGTCAGGTGGCGGAAAAGCTGGCGCAGGGAATGGTGGTGAAAACCATCGCCGCCGAATTGGGGCTGTCGCCGAAAACGGTACACGTTCACCGGGCCAACCTGATGGAAAAACTGGGCGTCAATAACGACGTGGAGTTGGCACGCCGCATGTTTGATGGCTGGTGA
- the uhpB gene encoding signal transduction histidine-protein kinase/phosphatase UhpB — protein MRPIATWLIAAFASCFIFSAAWFCLWSISLHLVTRPDLAALLFPFGLRLGLMLQSPRRFWPVLLGSEWLLLVWLAQEVALANLPLLLTGSVLALLPVMLVSRRPRQDDWHTLLLQGGALIAAALLQSLPWLGRGEDTLTVLLLTLTGGLTLSPTCLLIWHYLSSSTWLPLGPSLVSQPVNWRGRHLLWYLLLFVVSLWLQLGLPAELSRFTPFCLALPIIALAWHYGWQGALIATLMNAIALIASQTWHEHPVDLLLSLLAQSLTGLLLGAGIQRLRELNLSLQNQLARNRRLAERLLETEEDVRRDVARELHDDIGQTITAIRTQASILQRLAPEHRGVRQSGALIEQLSLGVYDSVRRLMGRLRPRQLDDLTLEQAVRSLMREMELEAHGIVSHLAWHIDEASLSEGLRVTLFRVCQEGLNNIVKHANASAVTLQVWQQHERLTLVIEDDGGGLPPGSGAEGFGLLGMRERVTALGGTLQLSCTHGTRLTVSLPLPAGKES, from the coding sequence ATGCGCCCGATTGCGACCTGGCTTATCGCCGCCTTCGCCAGCTGTTTTATCTTCTCCGCCGCGTGGTTTTGCCTGTGGAGCATCAGCCTGCACCTGGTGACGCGCCCGGATCTGGCCGCGCTGCTGTTTCCTTTCGGTTTACGGCTGGGGTTGATGCTACAGTCGCCGCGTCGTTTCTGGCCGGTGTTGCTGGGCAGCGAATGGCTGCTTCTGGTCTGGCTGGCGCAGGAAGTGGCGCTGGCGAATTTGCCGCTGCTGCTAACGGGCAGCGTGCTGGCGTTGCTGCCGGTAATGCTGGTGTCCCGGCGGCCGCGTCAGGATGACTGGCACACGCTGCTGTTGCAGGGCGGTGCGCTGATTGCGGCGGCGCTGCTGCAATCCCTGCCGTGGCTCGGCCGCGGCGAAGATACGCTTACGGTGCTGCTGCTGACCCTGACCGGTGGACTGACGCTCTCGCCCACCTGTTTGCTGATCTGGCATTACCTGTCCAGCTCGACCTGGTTACCGCTCGGGCCGTCGCTGGTTTCCCAGCCGGTGAACTGGCGCGGGCGCCATCTGCTGTGGTATCTGCTGCTGTTTGTGGTCAGCCTGTGGCTGCAACTGGGGCTGCCGGCGGAGCTGTCGCGGTTTACCCCGTTCTGTCTGGCGCTGCCGATCATCGCGCTCGCCTGGCACTATGGCTGGCAGGGCGCGCTGATCGCCACGCTGATGAACGCCATTGCGCTCATCGCCAGCCAGACCTGGCATGAACATCCGGTGGATCTACTACTCTCGCTGTTGGCTCAGAGCCTGACCGGGTTGCTGCTCGGCGCGGGTATTCAGCGCCTGCGCGAACTTAACCTGTCGCTGCAAAACCAACTGGCGCGTAATCGCCGTCTGGCGGAGCGGCTGCTGGAGACGGAAGAAGACGTGCGGCGCGACGTGGCGCGGGAGCTGCACGACGATATCGGCCAGACCATCACCGCCATTCGCACGCAGGCGAGTATTCTTCAGCGGCTGGCGCCGGAGCACCGTGGCGTGCGGCAGAGCGGGGCGCTCATCGAGCAGTTATCGCTCGGGGTGTATGATTCGGTGCGCCGGTTGATGGGCCGTCTGCGCCCGCGTCAGTTGGACGATCTCACTCTGGAGCAGGCGGTGCGTTCGTTGATGCGCGAGATGGAGCTGGAAGCGCACGGTATCGTCAGCCATCTGGCCTGGCACATTGACGAAGCGTCGCTCAGCGAAGGATTACGGGTAACGCTGTTTCGCGTTTGTCAGGAAGGGCTGAATAATATTGTGAAACACGCCAACGCCAGCGCAGTGACGTTGCAGGTCTGGCAACAGCACGAGCGGCTGACGCTGGTGATCGAGGACGACGGCGGCGGGCTACCGCCTGGCTCCGGCGCCGAAGGTTTTGGCCTGCTCGGCATGCGCGAGCGCGTCACCGCGCTGGGCGGCACCCTGCAGCTTTCCTGTACTCACGGCACCCGTTTAACCGTCAGCCTGCCGCTGCCCGCCGGCAAGGAGTCTTGA
- a CDS encoding MFS transporter, with protein MSSFPNIRFLTIPASAPPLADRQAIDETYRYWRRHILITLYLGYALFYFTRKSFNAAVPEILASGLMARTDIGLLATLFYVTYGASKFLSGIVSDRSNARYFMGIGLLATGVVNILFGFSSSLWAFAALWMANAFFQGWGAPVCARLLTSWYSRTERGGWWALWNTAHNVGGALIPMVVGAAALHYGWRAGMMIAGSLAILAGLFLCWRLRDKPQTLGLPSVGEWRQDALEIAQQQEGAGLSRREILHKYVFTNPYIWLLACCYVLVYVVRAAINDWGNLYMSETLGVDLVTANSAVTMFELGGFIGALVAGWGSDKLFNGNRGPMNLIFAAGILLSVGSLWLMPFASYVMQAACFFTTGFFVFGPQMLIGMAAAECSHKDAAGAATGFVGLFAYLGASLSGWPLARIMDVWHWSGFFAVIAVAAGISALLLLPFLRASSPRAASDVA; from the coding sequence ATGTCCAGCTTCCCTAACATTCGTTTCCTGACCATTCCCGCCAGCGCGCCGCCGCTGGCCGACCGCCAGGCGATTGATGAAACCTACCGTTACTGGCGTCGGCATATCCTGATTACGCTGTATCTGGGTTATGCGCTGTTTTACTTCACCCGCAAAAGTTTTAACGCCGCGGTGCCGGAAATTCTCGCCAGCGGGTTGATGGCGCGTACCGATATCGGGCTGCTGGCGACGCTGTTTTACGTGACCTATGGCGCGTCGAAATTTCTCTCCGGCATCGTGAGCGACCGTTCCAACGCCCGTTATTTCATGGGCATCGGCCTGCTGGCGACCGGCGTGGTGAATATTCTGTTTGGATTTTCCTCGTCGCTGTGGGCCTTCGCCGCGTTGTGGATGGCGAACGCCTTTTTTCAGGGCTGGGGTGCGCCGGTGTGCGCCAGGCTGCTTACCAGCTGGTATTCGCGCACCGAGCGCGGCGGCTGGTGGGCGCTGTGGAATACCGCGCATAACGTGGGTGGCGCGCTGATCCCGATGGTGGTGGGGGCGGCGGCGCTGCATTACGGCTGGCGCGCCGGGATGATGATCGCCGGTTCGCTGGCTATTCTGGCCGGGCTGTTTTTATGCTGGCGGCTGCGCGACAAGCCGCAGACTCTTGGCCTGCCGAGTGTGGGCGAGTGGCGTCAGGATGCGCTGGAGATTGCCCAGCAGCAGGAGGGCGCCGGGTTGTCGCGCCGGGAAATCCTGCATAAATATGTGTTCACCAACCCGTACATCTGGCTGCTGGCCTGTTGCTATGTGCTGGTGTACGTGGTGCGCGCCGCCATTAACGACTGGGGCAACCTCTACATGTCGGAAACGCTGGGGGTCGATCTGGTGACCGCCAACTCGGCGGTGACCATGTTTGAACTGGGCGGATTTATCGGCGCGCTGGTGGCCGGCTGGGGGTCGGACAAGCTGTTTAACGGTAACCGTGGCCCGATGAACCTGATTTTTGCCGCCGGCATTTTGCTGTCTGTCGGTTCGCTGTGGCTGATGCCGTTCGCCAGCTATGTGATGCAGGCCGCCTGCTTCTTTACTACCGGTTTCTTCGTCTTCGGCCCGCAAATGCTGATTGGCATGGCGGCGGCCGAATGTTCCCATAAAGACGCCGCCGGTGCCGCCACCGGGTTTGTGGGGCTGTTCGCCTATCTTGGCGCGTCGCTGTCCGGCTGGCCGCTGGCGCGCATCATGGATGTGTGGCACTGGAGCGGTTTTTTCGCGGTGATCGCCGTGGCGGCCGGTATCTCGGCGCTGCTGCTGTTGCCTTTCCTGCGCGCTTCCTCGCCGCGCGCTGCAAGCGATGTAGCGTGA
- the uhpT gene encoding hexose-6-phosphate:phosphate antiporter, whose protein sequence is MLNFLTQVRKPTLDLPLDARRKMWFKPFMQSYLVVFIGYLTMYLIRKNFNIAQNDMIGTYGLSMTQLGMIGLGFSITYGVGKTLVSYYADGKNTKQFLPFMLILSAICMLGFSASMGAGSVSLFLMIAFYALSGFFQSTGGSCSYSTITKWTPRRKRGTWLGLWNISHNLGGAGAAGVALFGANYLFDGHVVGMFIFPSIIALIVGFIGLRFGSDSPEAYGLGKAEELFDEAISEEDKEAEDGAMTKWQIFVEYVLKNKVIWLLCFSNIFLYVVRIGIDQWSTVYAYQELKLPKAVAIQGFTLFEAGALVGTLLWGWLSDLANGRRGLVACIALALIIATLGVYQHASNQYVYLSSLFALGFLVFGPQLLIGVAAVGFVPKKAISAADGIKGTFAYLIGDSFAKLGLGMIADGTPIFGLTGWAGTFAALDAAAIGCICLMAMVAMMEERKIRREKRLRQTQAA, encoded by the coding sequence ATGCTCAACTTTCTAACCCAGGTGCGTAAGCCAACGCTGGATCTGCCGCTCGATGCGCGGCGTAAAATGTGGTTCAAGCCGTTCATGCAATCTTATCTGGTGGTGTTCATCGGCTACCTGACCATGTACTTGATCCGTAAAAACTTCAACATCGCCCAGAACGACATGATCGGCACCTACGGGTTGAGCATGACGCAGCTCGGCATGATTGGCCTTGGTTTTTCGATAACCTACGGCGTGGGGAAAACGCTGGTGTCCTATTATGCGGACGGCAAAAACACCAAACAGTTCCTGCCGTTTATGCTGATCCTCTCCGCCATTTGCATGCTCGGCTTCAGCGCCAGCATGGGCGCGGGTTCCGTCAGCCTGTTTTTGATGATCGCGTTTTATGCGTTGAGCGGATTTTTCCAGAGCACCGGCGGGTCATGCAGCTATTCCACCATCACGAAATGGACGCCGCGCCGCAAACGCGGCACCTGGCTGGGACTGTGGAACATTTCCCATAACCTCGGCGGCGCGGGCGCGGCGGGCGTGGCGCTATTCGGCGCCAACTACCTGTTTGACGGCCATGTCGTCGGGATGTTTATCTTCCCGTCGATCATCGCGCTGATTGTCGGTTTCATCGGCCTGCGTTTCGGCAGCGACTCCCCGGAAGCCTACGGTCTGGGGAAAGCCGAAGAGCTGTTCGACGAGGCGATCTCGGAAGAGGACAAGGAGGCGGAAGACGGCGCCATGACCAAATGGCAGATCTTCGTCGAGTATGTGCTGAAGAATAAAGTGATCTGGCTGCTGTGTTTCTCCAACATCTTCCTGTACGTGGTGCGCATCGGTATCGACCAGTGGTCCACGGTTTACGCCTATCAGGAATTGAAGCTGCCGAAAGCGGTGGCGATTCAGGGCTTCACGTTGTTTGAGGCCGGCGCGCTGGTCGGTACGCTGCTGTGGGGCTGGCTGTCGGATCTCGCTAACGGTCGTCGCGGGCTGGTGGCTTGTATCGCGCTGGCGTTGATCATCGCCACGCTTGGCGTTTATCAGCACGCCAGCAACCAGTATGTCTATCTTTCGTCGCTGTTTGCGCTGGGCTTTTTAGTGTTCGGCCCGCAGTTGCTGATTGGCGTGGCCGCCGTCGGTTTTGTGCCGAAGAAAGCCATCAGCGCCGCCGACGGCATCAAAGGAACGTTCGCCTATCTGATTGGCGACAGCTTCGCCAAGCTGGGGCTGGGGATGATCGCCGACGGCACCCCGATTTTCGGGTTGACCGGTTGGGCGGGCACCTTTGCCGCGCTGGATGCCGCCGCGATCGGTTGTATCTGCCTGATGGCGATGGTGGCGATGATGGAAGAGCGCAAAATCCGCCGCGAAAAACGCCTGCGCCAGACGCAAGCTGCCTGA
- the spy gene encoding ATP-independent periplasmic protein-refolding chaperone Spy yields MSKLTAIVIASALALGSVGFSYAQDNTPPDQGAHMMKHHDGERGERGMEHDMMFKGLNLTDEQRQKMRDIMENAKKDRERPSAETRTEWHSLIAADSFDKTKAEGVVNKMAEAGKAHMLKRLEIQNKMYNVLTPEQKKQFNDNFAKHQKEPVPPKAAQ; encoded by the coding sequence ATGTCTAAATTAACTGCGATTGTGATTGCCTCTGCGCTGGCGCTGGGTAGCGTCGGCTTCTCCTACGCTCAGGATAATACCCCGCCGGATCAGGGCGCGCATATGATGAAACATCATGACGGCGAGCGTGGTGAGCGCGGCATGGAACATGACATGATGTTTAAAGGGCTGAATCTGACCGATGAGCAGCGTCAGAAAATGCGCGACATCATGGAGAACGCCAAAAAGGACCGCGAACGGCCTTCGGCTGAGACGCGTACTGAATGGCACAGCCTGATTGCGGCCGACAGCTTTGATAAAACCAAGGCGGAAGGCGTAGTCAATAAAATGGCCGAAGCCGGCAAAGCGCATATGCTGAAACGTCTGGAAATCCAGAACAAGATGTACAACGTGTTGACGCCGGAACAGAAAAAACAGTTCAACGACAACTTCGCCAAACACCAGAAAGAGCCGGTGCCGCCGAAAGCAGCGCAATAA
- the apbE gene encoding FAD:protein FMN transferase ApbE, with translation MASFALKSVLFLGFISVLSACKQETTVDVSRPFTTFEGKTMGTFYSVKISGALPETSQQLQQEIDALLEQANNEISTYRNDSVLSRFNRDTGTDPQPISNGMADIILAAQRIGRATGGAMDITVGPLVNLWGFGPQKQPVAIPSQQQIDEARRKVGLNHLRLISDHQGEWLQKDLPGLYVDLSTLGEGYGADLLAQLMTRKGITNYLVSVGGAISSRGVNGQGQPWRVAIQKPTDKENAIQAAVDLQGYGISTSGSYRNYFEQDGKRYSHVIDPATGRPITHQLVSATVIARTALEADGWDTGLMVLGTEKALKLAEQQGLAVYLITKTDKGFEAMMTPQFKAFLLPTP, from the coding sequence ATGGCGTCTTTCGCCCTCAAATCTGTCCTTTTTCTCGGTTTCATCAGCGTACTGAGCGCCTGTAAGCAAGAAACGACAGTGGACGTTTCTCGCCCGTTTACCACGTTTGAAGGCAAAACCATGGGCACCTTCTACAGCGTGAAGATCAGCGGGGCGTTGCCGGAAACAAGTCAGCAATTACAGCAGGAGATCGATGCCTTGCTGGAGCAGGCCAACAACGAGATTTCCACCTATCGTAACGACTCGGTGTTGTCCCGCTTTAACCGCGACACCGGCACGGACCCGCAGCCGATCAGCAATGGCATGGCGGATATCATTCTGGCCGCGCAGCGTATCGGCCGGGCGACGGGCGGGGCGATGGATATCACCGTGGGGCCGCTGGTCAACCTGTGGGGATTTGGGCCGCAGAAGCAGCCGGTAGCGATTCCCAGCCAGCAGCAGATTGATGAGGCGCGGCGTAAAGTCGGGCTGAACCATCTTCGCCTAATCAGCGATCATCAGGGCGAATGGTTGCAGAAAGATCTTCCGGGCCTGTATGTGGATCTCTCCACGCTGGGTGAGGGGTACGGCGCGGACCTGTTGGCGCAACTGATGACCCGCAAAGGTATCACCAACTATCTGGTTTCGGTGGGCGGCGCGATTTCCAGTCGCGGCGTCAACGGGCAGGGGCAGCCCTGGCGGGTGGCGATTCAAAAACCCACCGACAAGGAGAACGCCATTCAGGCAGCCGTCGATCTGCAAGGCTACGGTATCAGTACCTCCGGCAGCTATCGCAACTATTTCGAGCAAGACGGCAAACGCTATTCCCATGTCATTGACCCGGCCACCGGCCGGCCGATTACGCATCAGTTGGTTTCCGCCACCGTGATTGCCAGAACCGCGCTGGAGGCGGACGGCTGGGACACCGGGCTGATGGTGCTGGGCACCGAAAAGGCGTTGAAACTGGCGGAGCAGCAGGGCTTGGCGGTCTATTTAATTACCAAAACCGATAAGGGATTCGAGGCGATGATGACGCCGCAGTTCAAAGCGTTTCTGTTGCCGACGCCGTAA
- a CDS encoding 2-isopropylmalate synthase, translating to MLIDPSQKYRPAPLVNLVDRQWPSRTLTQAPIWLSTDLRDGNQALFEPMNRERKLRLFHELVRLGFKEIEVGFPAASRTDFEIVRHLIDTEQIPEDVTPMVMTQLREDLIAETVRCVAGARRVIVHFYNAIAPVWRETVFGMSVPQIIDMVERHIALFKRLTAAHPETEWVLQYSPETFCMAELDVSLSVCNAAIHAWDAGPQRTMIINLPTTVEVSTPNVFADQIEWMDRRLARREHIVLSVHPHNDRGTGVACAEQALLAGAQRVEGCLFGNGERSGNVDVVTLALNLYTQGIAPGLDFSDIAAVARVAEECTALPIHPRHPYVGDLVFTAFSGSHQDAIAKGFAAQYSQLAQQADRPWCVPYLPIDPKDLGRTYDSIVRVNSQSGKGGIAFLLQRDHGIVMPRRMQVEFSTIVQALADASETELASEQIWALFERTYLVPMQEQPGFIYRHHRLFDHTDGQGIALELVHTDSDVRVVEGTGNGPIAATVAALGLPLRIDSYEERSLGAGSNAVALAIVEAAIPGVPGSRFGVGRHTNITTASILAVLSAAARFSADMAAVD from the coding sequence ATGCTGATCGATCCTTCCCAGAAATACCGCCCGGCCCCGCTGGTCAATCTTGTCGATCGTCAATGGCCGTCACGTACCCTGACACAAGCCCCCATCTGGTTGTCCACCGACTTACGCGATGGCAATCAGGCGCTGTTTGAACCCATGAACCGCGAGCGCAAGCTGCGCTTGTTCCATGAACTGGTACGCCTTGGTTTCAAGGAAATTGAAGTGGGCTTTCCCGCCGCCTCGCGTACGGATTTCGAGATAGTGCGCCACCTGATTGACACAGAACAGATTCCCGAAGACGTCACCCCGATGGTCATGACGCAATTGCGCGAGGACCTGATCGCCGAAACGGTACGCTGTGTGGCTGGCGCACGGCGTGTCATCGTACATTTCTACAATGCCATTGCTCCCGTCTGGCGCGAAACCGTGTTCGGCATGAGCGTGCCGCAGATTATCGACATGGTGGAACGCCACATTGCGCTGTTCAAACGGCTAACGGCAGCCCACCCGGAAACCGAGTGGGTCTTGCAATACTCACCCGAGACCTTCTGCATGGCCGAGCTGGACGTTTCACTGTCCGTCTGCAACGCCGCCATTCACGCCTGGGATGCCGGGCCACAACGAACGATGATCATCAATCTGCCAACCACGGTTGAAGTTTCTACGCCTAACGTCTTCGCCGACCAAATCGAATGGATGGATCGGCGGCTGGCACGGCGTGAGCACATTGTGCTGTCGGTGCATCCACACAACGACAGGGGGACGGGCGTTGCCTGTGCCGAACAGGCTCTGCTGGCTGGTGCGCAGCGTGTCGAAGGTTGTCTGTTTGGCAATGGCGAGCGCAGCGGCAACGTCGATGTCGTCACGCTAGCGTTGAACCTGTATACGCAGGGTATTGCGCCGGGTTTGGATTTCTCTGACATTGCGGCGGTTGCTCGTGTCGCCGAAGAATGTACCGCGCTGCCCATTCACCCACGTCACCCGTATGTAGGCGACCTGGTCTTCACGGCCTTTTCCGGCTCGCATCAGGATGCCATCGCCAAGGGTTTCGCCGCACAATACTCACAACTCGCACAACAGGCCGACAGGCCGTGGTGCGTGCCGTATCTGCCGATTGACCCCAAGGACCTCGGGCGTACTTACGACAGCATCGTGCGCGTCAATAGCCAGTCGGGGAAAGGCGGTATCGCGTTCTTGCTACAACGCGACCACGGCATCGTCATGCCGCGTCGAATGCAGGTAGAGTTCAGCACTATCGTACAAGCGCTGGCCGACGCCAGCGAAACGGAACTGGCCAGCGAGCAAATATGGGCGCTGTTCGAACGCACATACCTTGTTCCGATGCAAGAACAACCCGGCTTTATCTATCGCCACCACCGCCTGTTCGATCATACCGACGGACAAGGTATCGCACTGGAACTGGTTCATACGGATAGCGACGTCAGGGTTGTCGAGGGAACAGGCAACGGCCCGATTGCCGCGACGGTGGCAGCGCTGGGCTTACCGCTACGCATAGACAGCTATGAAGAACGCAGCCTGGGCGCGGGCTCCAACGCGGTAGCACTGGCGATTGTCGAAGCGGCCATACCCGGTGTACCCGGTTCACGCTTTGGCGTAGGCCGACATACGAACATCACTACCGCGTCGATTCTGGCAGTACTGAGCGCAGCAGCCCGCTTCTCTGCGGACATGGCGGCAGTTGACTGA